From the Impatiens glandulifera unplaced genomic scaffold, dImpGla2.1, whole genome shotgun sequence genome, one window contains:
- the LOC124918255 gene encoding Golgi integral membrane protein 4-like, with translation MLEVKKGEFIDEIDRLDAVRRQREIAHSPRPETNDGQNRGETPPLADPVINETDERTETPFTGPFETDQPGDSEPVRPWKRKIKKAARQTIVLAEKTRDDLVKADDRITEIEADYRDDTTLHNEHLKRTEDLEGKTSKMVDDMDRFQEKTEQQLTKVDEDLGRSRAEVASTLNRVISLEEKNASLEDRNTQLEVDLKALTEQVNELIKAKINADTAVEEANARAAKDIQDALDEETRKAKEAPRLSEEEIAVREQNIAAKNSALAKSMAAQAAKDVERLNAQKQGLEGYAKAHKKTKAASSSSVPTKRKRKTPSRKVQVTRMLERITETNIETPPNPASQTEDEIEENLESRSTRQRVLNTAPISTVDQPQAGGSSSRPDQPDEEQPTDAMMKDFMFFESE, from the exons ATGCTTGAAGTCAAGAAAGGAGAATTCATTGACGAAATAGATCGGCTTGACGCGGTGCGCAGACAGCGAGAAATAGCGCACTCTCCGCGTCCTGAGACCAATGACGGTCAGAATCGAGGTGAAACGCCTCCTCTAGCGGATCCGGTCATAAACGAAACCGACGAAAGGACAGAGACTCCTTTCACCGGGCCATTTGAAACGGATCAACCTGGGGATTCAGAACCG GTTCGACCGTGGAAGAGGAAAATCAAGAAAGCCGCGCGCCAAACAATCGTGTTAGCCGAAAAAACGAGGGATGATCTTGTGAAGGCAGATGACCGGATCACAGAAATCGAAGCCGACTACCGGGACGATACTACTCTGCACAACGAACATCTTAAACGAACCGAAGACTTGGAAGGAAAGACCTCCAAGATGGTGGATGACATGGATCGGTTTCAAGAGAAAACCGAACAACAACtcacaaaggtcgatgaggacctagGGCGGTCAAGAGCCGAAGTTGCTTCCACACTAAACAGAGTCATCAGCCTCGAGGAAAAGAATGCAAGCCTTGAGGACCGGAATACCCAACTTGAAGTCGACCTCAAGGCGCTCACCGAACAGGTGAATGAATTAATAAAGGCCAAGATTAATGCTGATACAGCGGTTGAGGAGGCCAACGCTAGAGCGGCTAAGGATattcaggatgcgctggacgaagaaACGCGGAAAGCAAAGGAGGCACCGCGATTGTCCGAAGAGGAAATAGCCGTGCGCGAACAAAACATAGCGGCTAAAAATTCGGCACTTGCGAAGTCCATGGCAGCTCAAGCAGCCAAAGATGTAGAGCGGTTAAACGCACAAAAACAAGGGCTCGAAGGATAtgccaaggctcacaagaagaccAAAGCggcttcttcctcttcggttccgacAAAACGGAAAAGGAAAACACCTTCAAGAAAGGTTCAGGTAACCAGGATGCTGGAGAGGATCACCGAGACAAATATCGAAACTCCACCGAACCCGGCTTCCCAAACCGAGGATGAAATCGAAGAGAATCTCGAGTCGCGATCTACAAGACAGCGAGTACTCAATACGGCTCCAATCAGTACGGTCGATCAACCGCAAGCTGGAGGTTCATCTTCAAGACCGGATCAACCGGATGAGGAACAACCAACCGATGCTATGATGAAAGACTTCATGTTTTTCGAATCAGAATAG